AGCGTCGGCATCAGCACATTGGGGCAACGCCTTGGATCATCGGCCGTCATCGTGATCGGCATCGCCGGCGTGGTCGGTGTGCTGGTGGCCTTGCTCGCCATGGGTGAGGGATATGCGGAAACGCTGCGCAAGACCGGCAGCGCGGACACGGCCATCGTGATGCGCGGGTCATCGGCATCCGAAGTGATGTCGGTGCTCGATCACGACAGCGTGACGCTGATCCCGCAGGCGCCCGGCATCGCACGCGATGCGAAAGGCCAGCCCATCGCCTCACCGGAACTGGTCGTTGCTGCGAATCTTCCGCTCAAGGGCGGTACGGCTGACGACGAGGGCAGTGTGCAACTGCGCGGCGTGAGCGACCAGGCGTGGGCCGTGCGTCCCAACGTGAAGATCATCGAGGGCCGCAACTTCCAGCCGGGCATGCGCGAGCTGATCGTGGGCAAGGGCGCGACCAAGCAGTTCGCCGGACTGGAGCCGGGCCATGTCATCCGACTGGGCAACCAGCAGTGGACGGTGGTTGGCGTGTTCTCCTCGGGCGATGCGATGGATTCGGAAGTGTGGGGTGACGCCAGCGTGGTGGCGGATACCTACCGCCGCGGCAGCAGTCGCGCGTCGGTCACGGTGAAGCTCACCGACCCGAAGGCCTACGACGCGTTCAAGGCGTCACTCGATGGCAATCCGCAGCTGAAGGTCGATGTCAGTACCACCATCGACTACTTCAACAAGCAATCCGAAGGCATGACCAAGGTGATCCGCATCATGGGCATCACCGTGGGCCTGATCATGGCCATCGGCGCGATGTTCGGCGCACTCAACACCATGTTCGCCGCGGTGGCGGCACGTGCACGCGAAATCGCCACGCTGCGCGCCATCGGTTTCCGCGGCCTGCCCGTGGTGGTGGCGGTGATGCT
The window above is part of the Dyella jiangningensis genome. Proteins encoded here:
- a CDS encoding ABC transporter permease; translation: MMKFLINLLLLLLIVAVLVAWIVLPWQGAVLLAVLFAAWLFITRRGRQTLSVASVGISTLGQRLGSSAVIVIGIAGVVGVLVALLAMGEGYAETLRKTGSADTAIVMRGSSASEVMSVLDHDSVTLIPQAPGIARDAKGQPIASPELVVAANLPLKGGTADDEGSVQLRGVSDQAWAVRPNVKIIEGRNFQPGMRELIVGKGATKQFAGLEPGHVIRLGNQQWTVVGVFSSGDAMDSEVWGDASVVADTYRRGSSRASVTVKLTDPKAYDAFKASLDGNPQLKVDVSTTIDYFNKQSEGMTKVIRIMGITVGLIMAIGAMFGALNTMFAAVAARAREIATLRAIGFRGLPVVVAVMLETMLLALVGGVIGGVLAWLIFNGYSASTLAAGTVGKLSFELRVSPALLWTGLKWALAIGFIGGIYPAMRAARLPVTTALREL